The Flexivirga oryzae genome has a segment encoding these proteins:
- the ccsB gene encoding c-type cytochrome biogenesis protein CcsB gives MIHPALAPYANLAVYTAMGLFTVTLVCFALYLAARTRPLSAAPTAAADTRTPVAAGRHPATDRLAVATGDSPPVTGGDDAPSDSRRARQIAAVALNLTYLGAACLLAAVVLRGITVMRPPNGNMYEFTIAASAAAATVYAALARSRHWEWLGAFVTGLILAALMAAVLLFYTGAAQLLPALQSYWLGIHVTIAICAVGFFTIAFPLSLLQLAQRRRNTRPTMAGHRLLAVVPDAETLERAAYGMNIVGFILWTFTLITGAIWAQEAWGAYWQWDPKEVWTFIVWIVFAAHLHGRATAGWQSKRATYIALAGYVAVVANFTLVNLSSTFAGMHNYSGM, from the coding sequence ATGATCCATCCCGCCCTTGCCCCGTACGCCAACCTGGCCGTCTACACCGCCATGGGCCTGTTCACCGTCACTCTGGTCTGCTTCGCCCTCTACCTGGCCGCCCGCACCCGACCCCTATCCGCGGCCCCAACCGCGGCCGCAGACACCCGCACGCCCGTCGCGGCAGGCCGTCACCCAGCCACCGACCGACTCGCCGTTGCGACCGGCGACAGCCCACCGGTCACCGGAGGAGACGACGCACCCAGCGATTCCAGACGCGCCCGGCAGATCGCAGCCGTCGCGCTCAACCTCACCTACCTGGGCGCCGCCTGCCTGCTGGCCGCGGTCGTGCTGCGCGGCATCACCGTGATGCGACCTCCCAACGGCAACATGTACGAGTTCACCATCGCAGCCAGCGCGGCCGCCGCCACCGTCTACGCTGCCCTGGCCAGAAGCCGCCACTGGGAATGGCTCGGGGCATTCGTCACCGGATTGATCCTGGCCGCCCTGATGGCCGCCGTGCTGCTGTTCTACACCGGCGCCGCCCAACTCTTGCCCGCGCTGCAAAGCTACTGGCTCGGCATCCACGTCACCATCGCCATCTGCGCCGTCGGGTTCTTCACCATCGCGTTCCCACTCAGCCTGCTACAACTGGCCCAGCGCCGCCGCAACACCCGCCCCACCATGGCCGGGCACCGGCTGCTCGCAGTCGTTCCGGACGCTGAGACCCTGGAGCGCGCCGCCTACGGCATGAACATCGTCGGCTTCATCCTGTGGACCTTCACCCTCATCACCGGAGCCATCTGGGCGCAGGAAGCCTGGGGCGCCTACTGGCAGTGGGACCCCAAAGAAGTCTGGACCTTCATCGTCTGGATCGTGTTCGCCGCACACCTGCACGGCCGCGCCACTGCTGGCTGGCAATCCAAGCGCGCCACCTACATCGCTCTGGCTGGATACGTGGCCGTGGTGGCCAACTTCACCCTGGTGAATCTGTCGTCCACCTTCGCCGGTATGCACAACTACTCCGGTATGTAA
- a CDS encoding DUF2752 domain-containing protein, which produces MVGSIGYEETESDKPGSSVDACALGGVVLKSVAPEGVPVSIRIDRSDQMLVLSITGIAGLVVAVTMAIFGLPPVDIHSPFHYAGIMDPLCGGTRAARLTAQGNLQAAWRYNPLGVLATVAAALALVRLLVGLATHRWIGVRFAWTPRRRRIAYAIAIAAMVVLELRQQGRADLLMQRH; this is translated from the coding sequence ATGGTCGGTAGCATCGGCTACGAAGAAACCGAGTCGGACAAGCCGGGCTCGTCCGTGGACGCTTGTGCGTTGGGAGGCGTGGTGCTCAAATCTGTTGCTCCTGAGGGGGTGCCCGTCTCGATCAGGATCGACCGGTCCGACCAGATGCTGGTGCTGAGCATCACGGGCATCGCTGGCCTGGTCGTCGCAGTGACGATGGCCATCTTCGGCCTGCCGCCGGTCGACATTCACAGCCCGTTCCACTACGCGGGCATTATGGATCCGCTGTGCGGCGGGACCAGGGCAGCGCGACTGACAGCTCAAGGCAATCTCCAGGCGGCGTGGCGGTATAACCCGCTAGGGGTCCTGGCCACCGTAGCGGCGGCATTGGCTCTGGTGCGGCTCCTCGTCGGTCTGGCGACGCACCGCTGGATCGGAGTTCGTTTCGCCTGGACCCCAAGACGTCGACGTATCGCGTACGCCATCGCAATCGCCGCGATGGTTGTCCTGGAACTCCGGCAGCAGGGACGCGCAGATCTACTCATGCAGCGGCACTGA